From the Kallotenue papyrolyticum genome, the window GGCGCTGGCGCAGGTCGGCTTTCCCGCCGAGGTCAGCGCGGCGCGCGAACGGGTGCCGTTGGCTGAAACGCAGGTCAGCGCCCAGGCAATGCTGGAGCAGCAGCCGATCTATGGCGCGCCGCGCGAGCTGTACGGTCCGGAGCATCCGTTGGCGCGCGTGGCCGAAACGATCGTGGTGTTGCCGTTGCTGCACCGCGGCGAGTCCCTGGGCGTGCTGCAACTGGCGACGCGTCAGGCGCGGCAAGTGGATGCCGAAGAGCTGGCCTTTCTAGGCGCGATCGTCAACGCCGCGGCGACGGCGGTGCAGAACGCGCGCCTGTATGCCGAGTCGAACCGCCACCGCCAGGAGCTGGAGCTGCTGGATCGCGAAAAAGATGAGTTTATCTCGATTATCTCCCACGAACTGAAAAATCCGCTGGCCTCGATCAAAGGCTATGCCGGGCTGCTGCAGCGCCGCGCCAAGAAAGATCCGACCCTACAATCGGCAGTCAAAGGGCTGGAAGTGATCGAACAGCAGGCCAATCGCATGAGTGCGCTGCTGGATCAGTTGCGCGATGTGTCGCAGATCGGCATGGATCGCTTCATGATCGAGCCGGTGCCGCTGGACCTGACGCAGTTGACCCAGCGCGTCGCACTCGATATGCAGGCGACGACGACCAGCCATGAGATTCTGCTGAACATCGGTGCCGAGCCGCTCATGGCGCTGATCGATGAGTTTCGCATGTCGCAGGTGCTGAGCAACCTGATCAGCAACGCGATCAAGTACTCGCCTGCCGGCGGCCCGGTCGAGATCGAGGTCTATCGCTCTGCCACGCCACCACATCAGCCCTTGGAGCTGATGGCGCGCGAATGGGCGGTCGTCACCGTGCGCGACCACGGTATCGGCATTCCCAAAGAGGCACAGGAGCGCCTGTTCCAGCGCTTCTTCCGCGCGCCCAACGCCAAGGGCGGCATCAGCGGCATGGGCCTGGGCCTGTACATCACCCGCGAAATTGTGCAGCGGCATGGTGGCTACATCTGGGTCGAGAGCGCCGAAGGTCAAGGCAGTACCTTCGGTGTGGCGCTGCCGCTGTTAGATGAGGCTGCCGCGGCGGCGACGCACACCGCGCTGGCCGAGCCGGTAGCGGATGCAACCGGCCGTTGAGGACGATGCCATGGCTGCTCTACGCATTGCGCACCTGTACCCGGCGCAGATGAATATCTACGGCGATCGGGGCAATGTTCTGACACTGGTGCAGCGCTGTCGCTGGCGCGGGATTGCCGT encodes:
- a CDS encoding ATP-binding protein, whose amino-acid sequence is MATILVVDDQPDNLYVLQRLLKGHGYTVMTAERGAQALELAETRQPDLVLLDVMMPEMDGFEVVQRLRANAATQSIPVVLLTANAPDERLKIQGLNLGADEYLTQPINNNELLARVRALLRTKQAQDALVRRNTQLAALLDIVQASTSTLDLGEVGQRLLAGALAATGMDMGGIWLLEGAELVALAQVGFPAEVSAARERVPLAETQVSAQAMLEQQPIYGAPRELYGPEHPLARVAETIVVLPLLHRGESLGVLQLATRQARQVDAEELAFLGAIVNAAATAVQNARLYAESNRHRQELELLDREKDEFISIISHELKNPLASIKGYAGLLQRRAKKDPTLQSAVKGLEVIEQQANRMSALLDQLRDVSQIGMDRFMIEPVPLDLTQLTQRVALDMQATTTSHEILLNIGAEPLMALIDEFRMSQVLSNLISNAIKYSPAGGPVEIEVYRSATPPHQPLELMAREWAVVTVRDHGIGIPKEAQERLFQRFFRAPNAKGGISGMGLGLYITREIVQRHGGYIWVESAEGQGSTFGVALPLLDEAAAAATHTALAEPVADATGR